In a single window of the Fusarium falciforme chromosome 3, complete sequence genome:
- a CDS encoding Beta-lactamase: MISAFLSAVTWAFALMVVTVPPSQATPIASDDTGAHHSITARAAAPWQARHRMSSSTFQDTFGKMCHDKYRLTYVSGYTVGGDPRFAAIWDQDATSDWAARHGMTGAEYQGQFDALAGKGFRLRLVNGYTVAGDARYAAIWDKSAGAVPVARHGLSSSEYQKMFNTFFAKGYRLKHVSGYAQGNQALYAALWEKSATNTTWVAHHGMTTSAYQKFSDKYVGQGFRLVHVCGYVVDNVDYYAAIWDKSPSGPWVARHRMSSADYQNEFNKWVGKGYRLMLVSGYTLDSDHDMYAALWIKE; encoded by the coding sequence ATGATCTCAGCTTTCCTATCTGCTGTCACTTGGGCTTTTGCCCTCATGGTTGTAACAGTCCCTCCCTCACAGGCCACCCCCATAGCATCAGACGACACTGGTGCACACCATTCTATCACTGCTCGAGCTGCTGCACCATGGCAAGCTAGACACAGAATGTCTTCTTCCACCTTCCAGGACACATTCGGCAAAATGTGCCACGACAAGTACCGTCTCACTTACGTGAGCGGCTACACTGTCGGCGGTGATCCGCGTTTCGCAGCGATCTGGGACCAAGATGCTACTTCGGATTGGGCTGCGAGGCATGGCATGACCGGTGCCGAATACCAGGGTCAGTTCGATGCTCTCGCTGGCAAGGGCTTCCGGCTCCGTCTTGTCAACGGATACACCGTTGCGGGAGACGCTCGTTATGCAGCCATCTGGGACAAGTCTGCGGGCGCCGTGCCGGTCGCTAGACATGGCTTGAGCTCCTCTGAATACCAGAAGAtgtttaataccttttttgCAAAGGGGTACCGGTTGAAGCATGTTAGCGGCTATGCGCAAGGCAATCAAGCGTTGTATGCGGCGTTGTGGGAGAAGTCGGCGACTAATACTACATGGGTTGCACATCATGGAATGACAACGTCTGCATATCAGAAGTTTTCGGATAAGTACGTGGGTCAGGGCTTCCGTCTTGTTCATGTCTGTGGTTATGTGGTCGATAATGTGGATTATTATGCCGCGATTTGGGATAAGTCGCCAAGTGGCCCTTGGGTTGCGAGACATCGGATGTCCTCAGCAGACTACCAAAATGAGTTCAACAAATGGGTTGGTAAGGGATATCGGTTGATGCTGGTAAGTGGGTATACATTGGATTCAGACCACGATATGTATGCTGCTCTTTGGATCAAAGAATAG
- a CDS encoding Lysophospholipase, with product MHWIAQKNLLLLSALLSNGFKAQEQQGGADADPYAPVYTNCPSNLKIRDPSDVCHGLSKEESAWRQQRGKQMIPNLEDYLKLANISNFDVSSFIKKLKPTNVPVVGLSVSGGGTQSGLGGLGIWQAYDARSDAAVVARTGGLTQLLSYITGLSGGGTVTVSLLAANNFSTTEALRKATNFSAAYASGPNGDQEAFLKEIFENTGAKAEAGFPVSVGDTFGQFWGTWLPEDQLFSNYSDIAANGTAFNLGDAPMPILALAEVIPGKSPEIGKLMYPGFNKTNGFNLTAYEVTPFEFGSWLGGRVQAFIPTEWLGTAMSKGKAQNSSECVQGFDKLTLMQGTTANAFTAWFIDTFYDIPVFAKRGLQERQTVNKDINDVPIPEGQYDNPLVQLVNETAEYFDLTFNESLWSTFPNPFEDYNNDMKGVSELLLVDGSLTGETNPLRPLIIPDRKLDLIIVYEASSDSIVNDWVNGTNLINTALSAKEGNIPFPDIPDVNTMVALNLTKQPTFFGCNATKDTPLLLYLPNAPWTGYTNYSYTLDQFTDEQLDIAFDNAFQIATYGNGTVDPDWPACLACAAIKGALQRTNTKLPPQCQECFDRHCWNGTTSSREATAADFDLRPRLNSSLTYEEWNKTEWSAGSVNSTNGKDDDSAGSRVMGSFVGVSLSVFLMAALLM from the exons ATGCATTGGATAGCCCAAAAGAACTTGCTGCTTCTTTCAGCCCTACTCAGCAATGGTTTTAAGGCACAAGAACAACAGGGTGGCGCTGATGCTGATCCCTATGCGCCCGTTTACACAAATTGTCCATCTAATTTGAAAATCCGCGATCCCTCAGATGTGTGCCAT GGTCTTTCGAAGGAAGAGAGTGCCTGGAGACAACAACGAGGAAAGCAGATGATCCCCAATCTGGAAGATTACCTCAAACTGGCCAATATTTCCAACTTTGACGTGTCCAGtttcatcaagaagctcaagccaACTAATGTTCCCGTTGTTGGTCTTTCGGTCTCTGGTGGCGGCACCCAATCTGGTCTTGGAGGTCTGGGCATCTGGCAAGCGTACGACGCTCGATCTGACGCCGCCGTCGTGGCTCGCACAGGAGGCCTGACACAGCTTTTATCTTACATCACGGGCCTAAGCGGAGGTGGCACCGTGACCGTTTCGTTGCT TGCTGCAAATAATTTCAGCACAACGGAGGCTCTCCGAAAAGCCACCAACTTCTCAGCCGCCTACGCTTCGGGACCTAATGGAGACCAGGAAGCCTTTCTCAAAGAAATCTTTGAAAACACTGGAGCCAAGGCCGAAGCTGGTTTCCCCGTCTCCGTAGGCGACACCTTTGGACAGTTCTGGGGCACCTGGTTGCCAGAGGATCAACTTTTCAGTAACTACTCCGACATTGCGGCCAACGGCACCGCATTCAATCTCGGAGATGCGCCCATGCCAATCTTGGCCCTCGCCGAAGTCATCCCCGGCAAGTCCCCCGAGATCGGCAAACTCATGTACCCCGGCTTCAACAAGACAAACGGCTTCAACCTCACGGCTTATGAAGTCACACCATTCGAGTTTGGAAGCTGGCTCGGAGGCAGAGTCCAAGCCTTCATCCCAACAGAGTGGCTTGGAACAGCCATGTCTAAGGGCAAAGCGCAAAACTCGAGTGAGTGCGTTCAGGGATTCGACAAGCTTACCCTCATGCAGGGGACGACAGCCAATGCGTTTACTGCTTGGTTTATTGATACGTTTTACGACATCCCGGTTTTTGCAAAGAGAGGGTTGCAAGAGAGGCAGACGGTGAATAAGGATATCAATGATGTCCCTATTCCTGAGGGTCAGTACGACAATCCGCTTGTTCAACTGGTCAATGAGACGGCTGAGTACTTTGATCTCACATTCAACGAATCGTTGTGGTCTACGTTCCCCAATCCATTTGAGGATTACAACAATGATATGAAGGGTGTCTCAGAGCTGCTTCTC GTGGATGGCAGTCTCACAGGAGAGACCAACCCCCTTCGACCTCTGATCATCCCTGACCGCAAGCTTGATCTGATTATTGTGTACGAAGCTTCATCGGACTCCATCGTCAACGATTGGGTCAACGGAACCAATTTGATTA ACACGGCCCTTTCcgcaaaggagggaaatatCCCCTTCCCCGACATCCCAGACGTCAACACCATGGTCGCCTTGAACCTCACCAAACAGCCAACCTTCTTTGGCTGCAACGCTACCAAAGACACGCCACTCCTTCTCTACCTCCCCAACGCTCCATGGACGGGCTACACCAACTACTCCTACACCCTGGATCAATTCACAGACGAGCAACTCGACATTGCCTTTGACAATGCGTTCCAGATTGCCACGTATGGAAATGGCACGGTTGACCCCGACTGGCCGGCTTGTCTTGCTTGTGCCGCCATTAAGGGAGCGCTTCAACGCACAAACACGAAGCTGCCTCCTCAGTGTCAGGAGTGTTTTGATAGACATTGCTGGAACGGCACGACAAGTTCCAGGGAGGCCACAGCTGCTGATTTTGACTTGAGGCCGCGGTTGAATTCCAGTTTGACGTATGAGGAGTGGAACAAGACGGAATGGTCTGCGGGATCGGTGAACAGTACTAACGGCAAGGATGATGATTCTGCGGGCTCCAGGGTCATGGGAAGCTTTGTTGGGGTGTCTTTGTCTGTCTTTCTGATGGCTGCTCTGCTCATGTAG
- a CDS encoding HET domain-containing protein, with translation MSAKGFRYVPLGSQPGGFRLLTLLPGSPDTLLHCQLSNSNLTTRPIYDALSYVWGKPSNPNDSTNVLVLDGHHFPATANLVSALRHLRPPVGAHPITLWVDAVCINQEDLNERSQQVSMMRDIYASAERVVIWIGEEGDGSNAVFDALPVIVGPDGQHGTERLSLMRECSSFFISVADRRPWFSRTWILQELAMAKQDPLVVCGWKSAPWSLFVKGWVAIAREAFPELGIVRERAPKREGGAGNSPDTDGDFQMVALMKLDVLNELREEAMRTQGGESLRKLLMISRTSEATDPRDRIYGLLGMLKTDGLGTTIPVDYHKPTAAVYSDAMAHIFSQGEGPFFLSGVWLPGVSAAAPRIDSLPPTVDQPSLPSWVPDFSRQMAGKATQTSGIHFHPPAGIGASGAGADCNNGKRLDDEKTLQVEGLFVDTIDEVISLGTSLDSCIQKLPALEAVVSEARQRPCQLNPTIAPFIEQFKRKEPLWKILVSNKRLKSGYDSAPSSYENMYLSLLNRNATKADPSNNNQQNEYELCLKQGIGKRSLFVSKSGFVGTCVTESCVGDTVAVIFGSPVPFILRLVPGSETGRKTYSLVGGSYVGGIMSGEMVDELYCEDLMDSTTFFIQ, from the coding sequence ATGTCGGCCAAAGGGTTTCGCTACGTTCCGCTTGGCTCCCAACCTGGCGGGTTCCGTCTTCTCACACTCTTACCGGGCAGCCCAGATACGCTACTGCATTGTCAATTGTCCAACTCTAATCTCACCACCCGCCCCATCTACGACGCGCTATCCTACGTCTGGGGTAAGCCCTCGAATCCCAATGACTCGACCAATGTCCTAGTTCTCGATGGACATCACTTCCCGGCTACGGCGAACCTCGTTTCAGCCTTGCGACACCTGCGTCCACCTGTCGGAGCGCACCCAATCACCCTGTGGGTAGATGCCGTGTGCATCAATCAGGAAGATCTGAATGAGCGAAGCCAGCAAGTTTCGATGATGCGGGATATCTACGCATCAGCGGAAAGAGTTGTGATATGGATTGGAGAGGAAGGTGATGGTAGCAATGCCGTGTTTGATGCGCTGCCAGTGATTGTTGGGCCAGACGGGCAACACGGCACTGAAAGGTTGAGCCTGATGCGTGAATGCAGCAGCTTCTTCATTAGCGTCGCGGATCGCCGTCCATGGTTCTCACGCACTTGGATTCTTCAAGAGCTAGCCATGGCCAAGCAAGATCCCTTGGTGGTTTGTGGATGGAAGTCTGCGCCATGGTCGCTATTCGTCAAAGGATGGGTCGCTATTGCGAGAGAAGCATTCCCGGAATTGGGCATTGTCCGCGAAAGAGCGCCAAAGCGAGAAGGAGGTGCCGGTAACAGCCCCGACACCGATGGCGACTTTCAGATGGTTGCATTGATGAAGCTTGATGTCTTGAATGAACTCAGGGAGGAGGCCATGCGGACACAGGGCGGGGAGAGTCTGAGGAAACTACTGATGATTTCGAGGACTTCAGAAGCTACTGACCCAAGAGACAGGATCTATGGACTTCTTGGAATGCTCAAAACGGATGGTCTTGGCACGACCATCCCCGTTGACTACCATAAACCGACCGCGGCAGTTTATTCAGATGCCATGGCACACATCTTctctcaaggagaaggcccgTTCTTCCTGTCAGGAGTATGGCTTCCAGGAGTTTCTGCTGCCGCTCCTCGCATTGACTCGCTTCCACCAACAGTGGATCAACCAAGCCTCCCATCTTGGGTTCCCGATTTCTCGCGCCAGATGGCCGGCAAGGCAACACAGACAAGCGGCATTCACTTCCATCCCCCAGCAGGAATCGGTGCCTCTGGGGCTGGAGCGGATTGCAACAACGGAAAGAGGTTGGACGATGAAAAGACATTGCAGGTTGAGGGACTCTTTGTCGACACAATCGATGAAGTCATCTCTTTGGGCACGTCTCTCGATTCATGCATCCAGAAACTACCTGCTCTAGAGGCTGTGGTGTCCGAAGCCAGGCAACGACCCTGTCAGCTTAACCCCACGATCGCACCATTTATAGAGCAGTTCAAGAGAAAGGAGCCGCTATGGAAAATCTTGGTCTCGAACAAGCGCCTGAAGTCTGGCTACGATTCCGCCCCTTCGTCTTACGAGAACATGTATCTGAGCCTCCTTAACCGAAATGCCACGAAAGCCGACCcaagcaacaacaaccagcAAAATGAGTATGAGCTGTGCTTGAAGCAAGGCATCGGCAAGCGATCTCTCTTCGTCTCTAAGAGCGGGTTTGTAGGCACTTGTGTGACGGAAAGTTGTGTGGGAGACACTGTTGCCGTTATTTTTGGATCACCGGTGCCTTTCATCTTGCGCCTCGTACCCGGGTCAGAGACGGGAAGAAAAACTTATTCGCTCGTTGGCGGTTCATATGTCGGCGGTATTATGAGTGGTGAGATGGTAGACGAACTTTACTGCGAGGATTTGATGGATTCTACAACGTTTTTTATTCAATAG
- a CDS encoding GMC-OxRdtase-N domain-containing protein, producing the protein MGLYTKLADDIDEVDVIIAGGGTAACVVAGRLAEADPNLSVLVIEGGPDNRGIQNIENPVFYPDHLLPTSKATIFYKANKAEQLAGRECIVPSGGVLGGGSSINFLMYTRAQRSDFDSWNTPGWSGDEMLPFLKKFETYHGKGNPELHGFNGPIHVSDGPFRNTKVEDDVLKAAAAVGWPEIKDLQDLDSNNGFERWLRYISPDGKRQDTARKYLHDKLEGDKYPNLHILVESKVIRVLLDDDKRAVGVEYTPNPAFQLQLPASQHPKRTVKARKLVVVSCGACGTPSVLERSGVGSPKILKRAGVPVLVDLPGVGHEYEDHNIILYPYRTGLEPHETADWIFRDSEHRQALVDSKHPQIGWNTVELSSKLRPTEAQVDELGPEFRAAWDKDFKDIPNRPLMLTAVISAFYGDLATVPMGQYMTIANYTAYPYSRGHLHITGPDITDPLDFNVGFLTDKGDIDLKKQLWAYKRSREIMRRTELYRGEIPAGHPNFPPGSKAACVDLSGRLENVKDVEYSAEDDKAIEQFIRERVETTWHSIGTAKMAPREKFGVVDKDLNVWGTKGLKLADLSIPPMNVGANTNNTAIVIGEKAADIIIKELGLDSKGAKL; encoded by the exons ATGGGTTTGTATACGAAGCTCGCCGACGATATCGATGAAGTCgacgtcatcatcgccggAG GTGGCACCGCTGCCTGCGTCGTGGCTGGACGTCTAGCAGAAGCCGACCCAAATCTCtctgtcctcgtcatcgaAGGAGGTCCAGACAACCGTGGCATCCAGAACATCGAGAATCCAGTCTTCTATCCTGATCATTTGCTACCCACTAGCAAGGCGACCATCTTTTACAAAGCCAACAAGGCAGAACAACTAGCTGGTCGAGAATGCATTGTTCCCTCGGGCGGCGTGCTCGGAGGAGGCTCGTCGATCAATTTCCTCATGTACACTCGTGCTCAGCGGTCCGACTTTGACTCGTGGAACACACCTGGATGGTCTGGAGATGAGATGCTCCCGTTCTTGAAGAAG TTCGAGACATACCACGGCAAAGGCAACCCAGAGCTTCACGGGTTCAACGGCCCAATCCATGTCAGCGACGGCCCTTTTCGCAATACCAAAGTCGAAGACGACGTCCTCAAGGCTGCAGCAGCCGTCGGATGGCCCGAGATCAAGGACCTACAGGATCTCGACAGCAACAACGGTTTCGAGCGCTGGCTTCGTTACATTTCACCCGACGGGAAGAGACAAGACACTGCACGGAAGTATCTACACGACAAGCTCGAAGGGGACAAGTACCCAAACCTTCACATCCTTGTCGAGTCCAAGGTTATCCGCGtgcttcttgatgacgaCAAACGggctgttggtgttgaataTACCCCCAATCCTGCGTTCCAACTCCAACTTCCTGCCAGCCAACATCCAAAGCGCACCGTCAAGGCTCGTAAGCTCGTGGTTGTTTCCTGTGGTGCCTGTGGCACGCCATCCGTCCTCGAAAGATCGGGTGTTGGTTCccccaagatcctcaagagAGCGGGTGTCCCTGTTCTTGTCGATCTCCCTGGTGTGGGCCACGAATATGAGGATCACAACATCATTCTCTACCCATACAGGACAGGACTTGAGCCCCACGAGACTGCTGACTGGATCTTCAGAGACTCGGAACACCGCCAAGCACTGGTTGACTCGAAGCATCCACAAATTGGCTGGAACACTGTCGAACTCTCATCCAAGCTTCGACCTACTGAAGCCcaggttgatgagcttggtccCGAGTTCCGAGCTGCGTGGGATAAAGACTTCAAGGATATTCCGAACCGTCCATTGATGCTCACAGCTGTCATTTCCGC TTTCTATGGCGACCTTGCAACTGTCCCAATGGGACAATACATGACCATCGCCAACTACACCGCGTACCCCTACTCTCGAGGGCACCTTCACATCACCGGACCTGACATCACTGATCCACTTGACTTTAACGTGGGATTCCTCACAGACAAGGGCGACATTGATCTCAAGAAGCAATTGTGGGCTTACAAAAGATCCCGTGAGATCATGCGACGAACGGAACTGTATCGTGGTGAGATTCCCGCCGGCCATCCAAACTTCCCCCCTGGCTCCAAGGCGGCTTGTGTCGATCTCAGCGGGAGATTGGAAAATGTCAAGGATGTAGAGTACTCTGCAGAAGATGACAAGGCCATCGAGCAGTTCATCCGCGAGCGAGTTGAAACAACATGGCACTCGATCGGCACAGCCAAGATGGCCCCTCGTGAGAAATTTGGTGTCGTGGACAAAGACCTGAACGTCTGGGGAACAAAGGGTCTCAAGCTTGCTGATTTGAGCATTCCGCCGATGAATGTCGGGGCGAACACGAACAACACGGCCATTGTGATTGGCGAGAAGGCTGCGgatatcatcatcaaggagctAGGGCTTGACAGCAAGGGAGCAAAATTGTAG
- a CDS encoding Methyltransf-33 domain-containing protein, whose translation MSSPIWNPADRQVLDIGGSNVDTAFASHLPAAIAGTEWFPKELAYIKGMEKWCAIANRSYQTSDELSIIQSTAKQVVDQLPSGTCIIDLGAADSFKFEPYVREFISQNKECTYVPLDLSESSLIRHIDNVKKAFPTIKCVGLWGSFQQGDRFFHQIPQGRLFLSLGSIFYNAPDEMCVDRCAEFRRHLAGSDRLIVGQDAPSATESHSSQSSYQTKEYDAFFVRYLEGIQEHAGIVADAKSSWAYESNMDKSMHFFKVTALKDMVCEKFGNYKISAGTSYKMFPSWKRGEAEIHEITKKEGLTVKTLGKAKNSGMCQYIIGPQ comes from the coding sequence ATGTCTTCTCCTATTTGGAATCCCGCTGACCGCCAGGTCCTCGACATTGGTGGCAGCAACGTTGATACGGCTTTTGCCAGTCACCTTCCTGCCGCCATTGCCGGTACGGAGTGGTTCCCGAAGGAACTCGCTTACATCAAGGGTATGGAGAAGTGGTGTGCTATTGCTAACCGCTCTTACCAGACCTCGGATGAGCTTAGCATCATCCAATCGACTGCTAAGCAGGTCGTTGATCAGCTTCCCTCCGGGACTTGCATCATTGATCTGGGAGCTGCAGACTCCTTCAAATTCGAGCCGTACGTCCGTGAGTTCATCTCACAGAACAAGGAGTGCACTTATGTGCCTCTCGATTTGTCGGAGAGCTCTCTCATCCGCCACATTGACAATGTCAAGAAGGCTTTTCCTACCATCAAGTGTGTCGGCCTCTGGGGCTCGTTCCAGCAGGGCGACCGCTTTTTCCATCAGATTCCCCAGGGGCGACTTTTCCTGTCCCTTGGAAGCATCTTCTACAATGCGCCAGACGAAATGTGCGTGGATCGCTGCGCTGAATTCCGTCGCCATTTGGCGGGTTCTGACCGACTGATTGTTGGGCAGGACGCTCCTTCTGCTACTGAGAGCCACAGTTCCCAGTCGTCGTACCAGACGAAGGAGTACGATGCATTTTTCGTCCGCTATTTGGAGGGCATCCAGGAACATGCTGGGATCGTGGCTGATGCGAAGTCCTCTTGGGCCTACGAGTCCAACATGGACAAGTCCATGCATTTCTTCAAGGTCACCGCCCTGAAGGACATGGTCTGCGAGAAGTTCGGAAACTACAAGATCTCCGCCGGTACGTCTTACAAGATGTTCCCGTCTTGGAAGCGTGGCGAGGCTGAGATCCACGAGATtaccaagaaggagggccTCACTGTCAAGACTcttggcaaggccaagaactcTGGTATGTGCCAGTATATTATTGGCCCTCAGTAA
- a CDS encoding Zn(2)-C6 fungal-type domain-containing protein, producing MPTQIDHDQQPAAAQSRSRKQHTRSRTGCLTCRKRHRRCDERRPVCENCDTADRQCEYPLPNLPLRERRKTNLPGEQEPWAPAAGLAVVPLPRPSRPVGPCLSQQPIYMPFRSNELFSYFYQLEDPVDITPRDKRQGLLKSVMQSPDALRNTMLIAGLHYGWKAGRLQIFESTLLFHKIETMRLVNWLLVQSEPTAYYLCIRHIATLCLTECAFGNVLVAETHLNGLMRYMDFHKPPDSPYADDESVEEELANRYVILTYNFIYGFKSRLRDILHEDDRVPPDTKPDPKRPDPETVQELMHSWHKDEFRGLDIRLKAMKMVPYFFNQLPPDTKLWDIDGTPMLECLTRITETSGFKRNSAREAIQQNMWLEGAVTRLLLALVGCHIESLSGNATGGWNKKKGPPLVTSWSGMCSASGLYLHAVLGVWNAGELIESRMHRRVLYLVKQDLERYRPQKRDRRASDLWLWKAYVCAFSLARHLQLDDNQDLLIPLQRIFAELIAEWSYMTEVTDWTEARNALSRIVWPESFYLEDMCRSLWYGSVSSGSVFSGSVFSESASPVSVSPV from the exons ATGCCGACCCAAATCGACCACGACCAACAGCCCGCTGCTGCCCAGTCAAGGAGCCGGAAGCAGCATACCCGTAGCCGTACAGGATGTCTTACCTGCAGGAAGCGCCACAGGCGATGCGACGAGCGTCGGCCCGTCTG CGAGAACTGTGACACTGCAGATAGGCAGTGCGAGTATCCCCTGCCCAACCTTCCTCTTCGGGAGCGTAGAAAGACGAACCTGCCCGGGGAGCAGGAGCCTTGGGCTCCGGCAGCCGGGTTGGCGGTGGTACCCTTGCCCCGCCCGTCCCGGCCTGTTGGGCCGTGTTTATCCCAACAGCCGATCTATATGCCGTTCAGGTCGAATGAGCTCTTTAGTTACT TCTATCAACTCGAGGACCCTGTCGACATCACCCCTCGAGATAAACGCCAAGGCTT ACTGAAATCTGTTATGCAAAGCCCTGATGCACTCCGCAACACAATGCTCATTGCTGGCCTCCACTACGGGTGGAAGGCTGGTCGCCTGCAGATATTCGAGTCCACCCTGCTGTTCCACAAGATCGAGACTATGCGATTGGTCAATTGGCTTCTTGTGCAATCAGAACCGACAGCGTACTATTTGTGTATTAGACACATTGCTACTTTGTGTTTGACCGAG TGCGCCTTTGGCAACGTTTTGGTAGCAGAAACTCATCTCAACGGCCTCATGAGATACATGGACTTTCACAAGCCCCCAGACTCACCATATGCAGATGATGAAAGCGTGGAAGAGGAACTAGCAAACCGATACGTGATTCT CACATACAACTTCATTTACGGATTCAAGAGCCGCCTCCGAGATATTCTACACGAGGATGATCGCGTGCCTCCAGACACGAAGCCCGATCCTAAGAGACCTGACCCCGAGACTGTCCAGGAACTCATGCATTCGTGGCACAAGGACGAGTTCCGAGGTCTGGATATTAggctcaaggccatgaagaTGGTTCCATATTTCTTTAACCAGCTACCACCAGATACCAAGCTTTGGGATATCGATGGTACGCCAATGTTGGAATGCTTGACAAGAATTACTGAAACGTCGGGTTTCAAACGTAATTCGGCTCGGGAAGCTATTCAGCAGAATATGTGGCTTGAAGGTGCTGTCACCAGGCTTTTGCTAGCCTTGGTCGGATGCCACATTGAGTCACTATCTGGGAATGCAACTGGAGGTTGGAACAAAAAGAAAGGGCCACCACTGGTCACCTCATGGTCAGGCATGTGTTCTGCCTCTGGCCTTTACCTCCATGCCGTTCTCGGCGTCTGGAACGCAGGTGAACTCATCGAATCGCGAATGCATCGACGAGTTCTCTATCTCGTTAAGCAAGATTTGGAACGCTACCGACCACAGAAGAGGGATCGCAGGGCTTCAGATCTCTGGCTATGGAAGGCTTACGTGTGTGCATTCAGTCTGGCAAGACACTTGCAACTCGACGACAACCAAGATCTCTTGATCCCGCTGCAAAGAATTTTTGCTGAGTTAATTGCGGAGTGGAGTTACATGACAGAGGTCACGGATTGGACAGAGGCAAGGAATGCGTTATCCAGGATTGTATGGCCCGAGTCCTTTTACTTGGAGGATATGTGTCGGTCGCTTTGGTATGGGAGTGTTTCCTCCGGGAGTGTTTTCTCAGGGAGTGTTTTCTCAGAGAGTGCTTCCCCAGTGAGTGTTTCCCCAGTTTGA
- a CDS encoding Pyr-redox-2 domain-containing protein, whose product MTGPLKNVVVIGGSYVGLAAVKELATLLPITHRVLLVEPHSHFHHLFAFPRFAIVPSHEHKAFIPYSGSFASLPNSSQHAVVRARVLELYKDHVVLDRPWQGSTELPFDYAVVATGTRLPAPGTMQDDEKQLSIDYFKAYQQRVKNANRIVIVGGGAVGVQMASDLKQVYPEKNVTLVHSRDRLMPLYHEKMDATIRTRFEELGVNLVTGSRAVVPPGGFPIEGENLEVELKDGRKIPADLIIPATGQIPNNQFLETLEPSPDHQILNKANGFINIRPTLQFNDPNYSNLYACGDIADTKAHKAARPGMAQARVVAENIAAMIQGKEPIEKITVAPPAIHLTLGLTKNMIFRNPDVANGQTEPSINMKDDGAEDMSITSVWERRGIKVKQPSEYHL is encoded by the exons ATGACTGGTCCTCTTAAGAATGTTGTCGTTATTGGCGGCTCATATGTTGGCTTG GCCGCCGTCAAAGAACTAGCAACTCTTCTACCCATCACACACAGA GTCCTCTTGGTGGAGCCGCACAGCCATTTCCATCACCTCTTTGCTTTT CCGCGCTTCGCAATCGTGCCCAGTCACGAGCACAAAGCCTTTATCCCCTACTCTGGGTCCTTTGCTTCACTTCCAAACTCCTCTCAGCATGCTGTCGTGAGAGCGCGAGTCCTGGAGCTGTACAAGGACCATGTGGTGCTTGATCGGCCTTGGCAGGGGTCCACTGAGCTGCCCTTCGATTATGCTGTTGTTGCTACTGGGACGAGGTTGCCTGCACCGGGTACGATGCAGGATGATGAGAAGCAGTTGTCTATCGACTACTTCAAGGCGTATCAGCAGCGCGTCAAGAACGCCAACAGAATCGTCATTGTCGGTGGTGGAGCCGTTGGTGTGCAGATGGCTAGCGACCTGAAGCAAGTATATCCGGAAAAGAATGTGACGTTGGTCCACTCACGGGATCGTCTGATGCCGCTGTACCATGAGAAGATGGATGCGACTATCAGGACCAGGTTCGAGGAGCTTGGAGTCAA CTTGGTGACCGGCTCACGTGCTGTGGTCCCTCCCGGAGGCTTCCCAATTGAAGGCGAGAATCTCGAGGTGGAGTTGAAGGACGGCCGCAAGATCCCAGCAGATCTCATCATCCCCGCAACTGGACAAATTCCCAACAACCAATTCCTCGAGACACTGGAACCCTCACCAGATCACCAGATTCTCAACAAGGCGAATGGATTCATCAACATCCGACCGACGTTGCAATTCAACGATCCCAACTACTCTAACCTCTATGCCTGTGGTGATATCGCCGATACCAAGGCCCACAAGGCTGCTCGACCTGGCATGGCGCAGGCCCGCGTTGTTGCTGAGAACATCGCGGCTATGATCCAAGGAAAGGAGCCTATCGAGAAGATTACGGTTGCGCCTCCCGCCATCCACCTCACTCTTGGATTG ACGAAGAACATGATTTTCCGAAACCCGGATGTGGCGAATGGCCAGACGGAGCCATCAATCAATATGAAGGATGA TGGTGCTGAGGATATGAGCATTACGAGTGTGTGGGAGAGACGAGgcatcaaggtcaagcagcCCAGTGAATATCATCTGTGA